A part of Bacillaceae bacterium S4-13-56 genomic DNA contains:
- a CDS encoding prolyl oligopeptidase family serine peptidase has product MNAYMLNLHFKEEKYKFEPFPSPHPGMNVYVVSYYSQDKKVKAFLVEPKSESTYSGFLYLRGGIKQVGKVRLGRLIQFASEGFMVIAPFYRGNMGGEGREDFGLHDRFDAIEAAGVLMSHPKWNGKLHVFGFSRGGMMALWSAIYLPEETTSVVTWGGVSDLSLTYEERVDLRRMLKRVVGGNPKKNPEGYEQRTPLSSLSQLSAPLLIIHGEKDQNVSFEHAIRLKSTCEKWGAFYDFWSFPDVTHYFPPPLNRQVVMELCQWMKRNE; this is encoded by the coding sequence ATGAATGCCTATATGTTAAATCTTCATTTCAAGGAAGAAAAGTATAAATTTGAGCCCTTTCCTTCTCCGCATCCAGGAATGAATGTATATGTAGTGAGTTATTATAGTCAGGATAAAAAAGTTAAGGCCTTTCTTGTTGAACCTAAATCTGAGAGTACCTATTCTGGTTTTTTATATTTAAGAGGTGGGATCAAGCAGGTTGGAAAGGTACGGCTAGGAAGGTTAATACAATTTGCTAGTGAAGGTTTTATGGTAATTGCTCCTTTTTATCGAGGAAATATGGGTGGGGAGGGCAGAGAGGACTTCGGATTACATGATCGCTTTGACGCAATCGAAGCGGCAGGAGTTTTAATGAGTCATCCAAAATGGAATGGAAAGCTACATGTGTTTGGATTTTCCAGAGGGGGTATGATGGCTTTGTGGTCTGCCATTTATCTTCCTGAAGAAACAACGAGTGTAGTTACATGGGGTGGTGTAAGTGATCTTTCTTTAACCTATGAGGAGAGAGTTGATTTAAGGAGAATGCTTAAGCGAGTCGTTGGAGGAAATCCAAAAAAGAATCCAGAAGGGTATGAGCAGAGAACACCATTGTCTTCTTTAAGCCAACTAAGTGCCCCTTTATTAATTATTCACGGAGAGAAAGACCAAAATGTGTCATTTGAACATGCCATTCGATTAAAAAGTACTTGTGAAAAATGGGGTGCTTTCTATGACTTTTGGTCATTTCCTGATGTCACGCATTACTTTCCACCTCCTCTTAATCGACAGGTTGTAATGGAGTTGTGTCAATGGATGAAAAGAAATGAATAA